A DNA window from Mycobacterium sp. IDR2000157661 contains the following coding sequences:
- a CDS encoding phosphoglycerate kinase gives MPATSLKSLSDLLAEGVSGRGVLVRSDLNVPLDDKGDGARAITDPGRIVASVPTLRTLSDAGAKVLVTAHLGRPKGGPEAKYSLAPVAEALTELLGRHVQLAGDVVGSDALARSEGLTDGDILLLENVRFDPRETSKDDDERLALARQLVELVGEDGAFVSDGFGVVHRKQASVYDVATLLPHYAGQLVAAEVKVLQQLTSSTDRPYAVVLGGSKVSDKLAVIESLAEKADSLLIGGGMCFTFLAAQGVSVGKSLVQPEMIETCKKLMDTFYDVIHVPVDIVVADEFKADSPSETVAADRIPDDKMGLDIGPESVKRFAALLSNARTIFWNGPMGVFEFPAFAAGTKGVAEAIIGATGKGAFSVVGGGDSAAAVRQLGLDEDGFSHISTGGGASLEYLEGKELPGIAVLEE, from the coding sequence GTGCCTGCAACTTCCCTGAAGTCACTCTCCGACCTGTTGGCCGAAGGGGTATCCGGGCGCGGTGTGCTCGTGCGCTCGGACCTCAACGTCCCGCTCGACGACAAGGGTGACGGCGCCCGCGCCATCACCGACCCCGGCCGCATCGTCGCCTCGGTGCCCACCCTGCGGACACTGTCCGACGCAGGCGCAAAGGTCCTCGTCACCGCGCACCTGGGCCGTCCCAAGGGTGGACCGGAGGCGAAGTACTCGCTGGCACCGGTCGCAGAGGCGTTGACGGAGCTCTTGGGTCGCCACGTGCAATTGGCCGGCGATGTCGTCGGCAGCGATGCGCTGGCCCGCTCGGAAGGCCTGACCGACGGCGACATCCTGTTGCTGGAGAACGTCCGGTTCGATCCGCGCGAAACAAGTAAGGACGACGACGAGCGGCTGGCGCTGGCCCGGCAGTTGGTCGAACTCGTGGGCGAGGACGGTGCATTCGTTTCCGATGGCTTCGGGGTGGTGCACCGTAAGCAGGCCTCCGTGTACGACGTGGCCACGCTGCTCCCGCACTACGCGGGACAGTTGGTGGCCGCCGAGGTCAAGGTGCTTCAGCAGCTGACCAGCTCGACCGACCGGCCCTACGCGGTGGTGCTCGGCGGCTCAAAGGTCTCCGACAAGCTGGCGGTGATCGAGTCGCTTGCCGAGAAGGCCGACAGCCTGCTCATCGGTGGCGGTATGTGCTTCACCTTCCTTGCCGCCCAAGGCGTCTCGGTGGGCAAGTCACTGGTCCAGCCGGAGATGATCGAGACCTGCAAGAAGCTGATGGACACCTTCTACGACGTGATCCACGTTCCGGTCGACATCGTGGTGGCCGACGAGTTCAAGGCCGACTCGCCGTCGGAAACCGTTGCGGCCGACCGCATCCCCGACGACAAGATGGGCCTCGACATCGGTCCGGAGTCGGTGAAGAGGTTCGCCGCGCTGCTGTCGAACGCCAGAACCATCTTCTGGAACGGCCCGATGGGCGTGTTCGAGTTCCCCGCGTTCGCGGCGGGGACCAAGGGTGTCGCCGAGGCGATCATCGGGGCCACCGGCAAGGGCGCGTTCAGCGTCGTCGGCGGTGGTGACTCCGCGGCCGCGGTGCGGCAACTCGGTCTCGACGAGGACGGTTTCTCACACATTTCCACCGGCGGCGGCGCGTCGCTGGAATACCTTGAGGGCAAGGAACTGCCCGGCATCGCTGTGCTAGAAGAGTGA
- the gap gene encoding type I glyceraldehyde-3-phosphate dehydrogenase has protein sequence MTIRVGVNGFGRIGRNFFRALDGQKAEGKATDIEVIAVNDLTDNATLAHLLKFDSILGRLPYEVGLEGEDTIVVGSTKIKALEVKEGPAALPWGDLGVDVVVESTGIFTDAAKAKGHLEAGAKKVIISAPAKGEDLTVVLGVNDDQYDGSQNIISNASCTTNCLGPLAKVLNDEFGIVRGLMTTIHAYTQDQNLQDGPHKDLRRARAAALNIVPTSTGAAKAIGLVLPELKGKLDGYALRVPIPTGSATDLTAELSKSAGAEDINAAFKAAAEGPLKGILKYYDAPIVSSDIVTDPHSSIFDSGLTKVIDNQAKVVSWYDNEWGYSNRLVDLVALVGKSL, from the coding sequence GTGACGATCCGCGTAGGCGTGAACGGCTTCGGCCGCATCGGGCGGAACTTCTTCCGGGCACTCGACGGCCAGAAGGCCGAAGGCAAGGCCACCGACATCGAGGTCATCGCGGTCAACGACCTCACCGACAACGCCACGCTGGCGCACCTGTTGAAGTTCGACTCCATCCTGGGCCGGCTGCCGTACGAGGTCGGTCTGGAGGGCGAGGACACCATCGTCGTCGGCTCCACAAAGATCAAGGCGCTCGAGGTCAAGGAGGGCCCCGCCGCTCTGCCGTGGGGTGACCTCGGTGTCGACGTCGTCGTCGAGTCCACGGGCATCTTCACCGACGCCGCGAAGGCCAAGGGTCACCTGGAGGCGGGCGCGAAGAAGGTGATCATCTCCGCCCCGGCCAAGGGCGAGGATCTGACGGTGGTGCTCGGCGTCAACGACGACCAGTACGACGGCAGCCAGAACATCATCTCCAACGCCTCCTGCACCACGAACTGCCTCGGCCCACTGGCCAAGGTGCTCAACGACGAGTTCGGCATCGTCAGAGGCCTGATGACGACCATCCACGCCTACACCCAGGACCAGAACCTGCAGGACGGCCCGCACAAGGACCTGCGTCGCGCCCGCGCGGCCGCACTCAACATCGTGCCGACCTCCACCGGCGCCGCAAAGGCCATCGGCCTGGTGCTGCCGGAGCTCAAGGGCAAGCTCGACGGGTACGCGCTGCGCGTGCCGATCCCCACCGGTTCGGCGACCGATCTGACCGCCGAGTTGAGCAAGAGCGCCGGCGCCGAGGACATCAACGCCGCGTTCAAGGCCGCGGCCGAGGGTCCGCTCAAGGGAATCCTCAAGTACTACGACGCGCCGATCGTGTCCAGCGACATCGTCACCGACCCGCACAGCTCGATCTTCGACTCCGGGCTGACCAAGGTCATCGACAACCAGGCCAAGGTCGTGTCGTGGTACGACAACGAGTGGGGTTACTCCAACCGCCTCGTGGACCTGGTCGCACTGGTCGGCAAGTCGCTGTAG
- a CDS encoding ABC transporter substrate-binding protein — protein sequence METLRVGAAVPDPPFSGMPDEAGLDLDLMQALGEKLGVTVHLVPYSGVDFDGIFDGLGSSYECVAAGITVTPEREEKAAYLPPYLISGQSLAVDTRRLPRVRSVDDLAGLTIGVRRGDTSRPVAERLVADGNAGAIRVYDYGSIGSAVADLESGDCDAVMTLAPVLTELAGSKPGVEVVQRGITVEHIAIAVAPGDQALLARLTVAQAELEADGTLQRIRRQWLGNPYADQRLGRL from the coding sequence ATGGAAACGCTGAGAGTCGGTGCGGCCGTTCCCGATCCGCCGTTCAGCGGGATGCCCGACGAGGCCGGGCTCGACCTCGACCTGATGCAGGCGCTGGGTGAGAAGTTGGGCGTGACAGTGCACTTGGTGCCCTATTCCGGTGTCGACTTCGACGGTATTTTCGACGGCCTCGGGTCGTCGTACGAGTGTGTCGCCGCGGGCATCACTGTCACCCCCGAGCGGGAGGAGAAAGCGGCGTACCTTCCGCCGTATCTGATCTCCGGTCAGTCGCTGGCCGTCGACACCCGGCGGTTGCCCCGGGTCCGCTCCGTCGACGACCTCGCGGGGCTGACCATCGGCGTGCGTCGCGGCGACACCAGCCGGCCTGTCGCCGAGCGTCTGGTGGCCGACGGCAATGCGGGCGCCATCCGCGTCTACGACTACGGCTCGATCGGCTCCGCGGTGGCCGATCTGGAGTCCGGCGACTGCGACGCGGTGATGACACTGGCCCCGGTCCTGACCGAGTTGGCCGGGTCGAAGCCCGGGGTGGAAGTCGTTCAACGCGGCATCACCGTCGAGCACATCGCGATCGCGGTCGCCCCCGGCGACCAGGCGCTGCTGGCCCGGCTCACCGTCGCGCAGGCTGAATTGGAGGCCGACGGCACACTGCAGCGCATTCGCCGCCAATGGCTGGGCAACCCCTACGCCGATCAGCGTCTCGGCCGGCTCTGA
- the whiA gene encoding DNA-binding protein WhiA, translating into MTAEVKDELSRLVVNSVSARRAEVASLLRFAGGLHIVSGRVIVEAEVDLGIIARRLRKDIYDLYGYNAVVHVLSASGIRKSTRYVVRVAKDGEALARQTGLLDLRGRPVRGLPAQVVGGSVADAEAAWRGAFLAHGSLTEPGRSSALEVSCPGPEAALALVGAARRLGVSAKAREVRGADRVVVRDGEAIGALLTRMGAQDTRLTWEERRMRREVRATANRLANFDDANLRRSARAAVAAAARVERALHILGDTVPDHLAAAGKLRVEHRQASLEELGRLADPPMTKDAVAGRIRRLLSMADRKAKQDGIPDTESAVTPDLLEDA; encoded by the coding sequence ATGACAGCCGAGGTCAAAGACGAGTTGAGCCGGCTGGTCGTGAACTCGGTCAGCGCCCGCCGCGCCGAAGTGGCCTCGCTGCTGCGATTCGCCGGGGGACTGCACATCGTCTCGGGCCGGGTGATCGTCGAGGCGGAGGTCGACCTGGGAATCATCGCCAGGCGGCTGCGCAAGGACATCTACGACCTGTACGGCTACAACGCCGTGGTGCACGTGCTGTCGGCCAGCGGAATCCGCAAGAGCACCCGCTACGTCGTACGGGTGGCCAAGGACGGGGAGGCGCTGGCCCGGCAGACCGGCCTGCTCGATCTGCGGGGTCGCCCGGTGCGCGGGCTTCCCGCCCAGGTCGTCGGCGGCAGTGTCGCCGACGCCGAAGCGGCATGGCGGGGAGCGTTTCTGGCACACGGATCGCTCACCGAGCCGGGTCGTTCGTCGGCCCTGGAGGTCAGCTGCCCCGGTCCGGAGGCGGCACTGGCACTGGTCGGTGCGGCACGCAGGCTGGGGGTCAGCGCCAAAGCCCGCGAGGTCCGCGGCGCCGACCGGGTCGTGGTGCGCGACGGTGAGGCGATCGGCGCGTTGCTGACCCGGATGGGCGCACAGGACACGAGGCTGACGTGGGAGGAACGCCGGATGCGCCGCGAGGTGCGGGCGACGGCGAACCGGCTGGCCAACTTCGACGACGCGAACCTGCGGCGCTCCGCGCGCGCAGCGGTCGCCGCGGCGGCGCGCGTCGAGCGCGCGCTGCACATCCTCGGCGACACGGTGCCCGACCACCTGGCGGCCGCAGGCAAGCTGCGCGTGGAGCACCGACAGGCGTCGCTGGAAGAGCTGGGTCGCCTCGCCGACCCGCCGATGACCAAAGACGCTGTGGCAGGCCGCATCCGGCGGTTACTGTCGATGGCCGACCGCAAGGCCAAGCAGGACGGCATCCCCGACACCGAGTCGGCCGTGACGCCGGACCTGCTTGAAGACGCCTGA
- the yvcK gene encoding uridine diphosphate-N-acetylglucosamine-binding protein YvcK, whose translation MSSPRIVALGGGHGLYATLSAARRLSPHVTAIVTVADDGGSSGRLRNELDVVPPGDLRMALAALASDSPHGRLWATIIQHRFGGSGALAGHPIGNLMLAGLSEVLADPVAALDELGRMLGVKGRVLPMCPFGLSIEADVAGLEADPRMSRVIRGQVAIATTVGKVRRVRLLPGDPPATRQAVDAIMAADLVVLGPGSWFTSVIPHVLVPELARALQATRARRALVLNLAAEPGETAGFSVERHIHVLSQHAPGFTMHDIIVDASRVPSERERDQLRRTATILGARVEFADVSRPGTPLHDPARLAAALDGVRLRGPTPPTPTVPTPTMNGPRGDDPWR comes from the coding sequence ATGAGCAGCCCGCGGATCGTCGCCCTCGGCGGGGGCCACGGGTTGTATGCGACGCTGTCGGCCGCGCGCAGGCTGAGCCCGCACGTCACGGCGATCGTTACGGTGGCCGACGACGGCGGCTCGTCGGGGCGGCTGCGCAACGAGCTCGACGTGGTGCCACCGGGTGATCTGCGAATGGCGTTGGCGGCGTTGGCGTCCGACAGTCCGCACGGACGGCTGTGGGCCACGATCATCCAGCACCGCTTCGGCGGCAGCGGCGCTCTTGCGGGACATCCGATCGGCAACCTGATGCTGGCGGGGCTCAGCGAGGTGCTCGCCGACCCTGTCGCCGCGCTCGACGAGCTCGGGCGCATGCTGGGCGTCAAGGGCAGGGTGCTGCCGATGTGCCCGTTCGGCCTGAGCATCGAGGCCGACGTGGCCGGTCTGGAGGCCGATCCACGGATGAGCCGGGTGATCCGCGGTCAGGTGGCGATCGCCACGACCGTCGGCAAGGTGCGTCGGGTGCGGCTGCTGCCCGGTGATCCGCCGGCGACGCGCCAGGCTGTCGACGCGATCATGGCCGCCGATCTGGTGGTGCTGGGACCCGGATCGTGGTTCACCAGCGTCATCCCGCACGTGCTGGTGCCCGAGTTGGCGCGCGCACTGCAGGCCACAAGGGCGCGCCGGGCGCTGGTGCTCAACCTGGCCGCCGAGCCGGGCGAGACGGCGGGCTTCTCGGTCGAGCGGCACATCCACGTGCTCTCCCAGCACGCGCCCGGATTCACCATGCACGACATCATCGTCGATGCGAGCCGCGTGCCCAGTGAGCGTGAGCGCGATCAATTGCGGCGCACCGCGACGATTCTGGGTGCCCGAGTCGAGTTCGCCGACGTGTCCAGACCTGGTACACCTTTACATGACCCGGCGAGGTTGGCCGCGGCCCTGGACGGTGTGCGCCTGCGCGGCCCGACACCGCCCACGCCGACCGTGCCCACACCGACCATGAACGGACCGAGAGGTGACGACCCGTGGCGATGA